GCTGGCGCGGGCGGCCCGGGAAGACCGCGTCGAGGTTCTTGAGGCCACCGCGCGGCGAGGTGTGCTTGATGCCGTCGTCCTCGGGGCGCACGGGGCGTCCCGCGTACTCCTCGGTGTCCCCGCGGCCGATGATCCAGTTCTCGCGCAGCGGCGGCAGGCCCCGGCGCACGTCGGTCTCGATCTGCGGGTCGGTGTACGGACCGGACGTGTCGTAGAGCGTCACGTCCTTGCCGTTGGTGAGATGGACCTGGCGGACCGGCACCCGGATGTCCGGGCGGGAGCCCGCCAGGTATCCCTTGTGCCAGCCGGGCTGGCGCTCGGTCTGGCCGTCGTTGTCCTGGCTGACGGCAGGCGTGCGTGCGTCGTCCTGAATGGTCATGAGACCTGATCTCCCTACGCCGGCATTACCCGGTAACAGGTTCGGCGGTCGACGCAGCCTCCTCCCGTACGCATTCTCATGCGCGTACGGTGATCAGCGCCCTCTCAGCCCGGTGCTCCGAGCTCCCGCGTTGTGCAAAGTAGCCCCCACGCTAGCGTCATCTATGGCGTGCTGAACAGTGGGCCCCCTGAACTCTTGCGATGATCTGCCGGTGACGTACTCGCCGCAGCCTCCCAACGAGCCCACAGAACCCTTGGGCCACACCGGCCACGAGCACGCGTCCCACGGGCATGCGGCCGGGTCCTCCCACGGGCATTCCCACGGCCACAGCCACGGCCACGGGCCGGCGGCCCCGGTCTCCAAGCACCTGCGCAAGGTGATCGCCGCCGTACTGATCCCCTTCGCCGCCGCCGTCTTCGTCGGCATGGCGGTGCTCTGGCCCGGCGGCGCCCCCGCGCACGAGCGGACCGGGGTGGGCTTCGACCGGCAGACCCAGCAGGGCAAGGTCGTCGCACTCGCGAAGGTCGACTGCAAATCGGTCAACGCCGCGCAGGTCCCCCCGACGGGCGACACCTCCACCCCCGAGGGCCGCGAGGCGCAGGCCGCCCAGACCGGCGAGTGCAAGAAGGCCACCATCGAGGTCGCCAGCGGCCCGGACCAGGGCCGCGCCTTCTTCGAGATCGTCCAGCCCGGCGCGCCACGGCAGCTGGAGAAGGGCCAGGAGGTGGTGGTCGCCTACGCGCCGGACGCGCCGCGGGACCTCCAGTACTCGGTGATCGACCTGAACCGGAAGTTCCCGATGGCGCTGCTCGCCGGGATCTTCGCCGTCGCGGTCGTCGTGGTGGGCCGGATGCGCGGCCTGTTCGCCCTCGTGGCGCTCGTCGTCAGCTTCGGGATCCTGACGCTCTTCATCCTCCCGGCGATCCTCCAGGGCTCGAACCCCCTGGTCGTGGCGGTCGTCGGGGCCAGCGCGATCATGCTGATCGCGCTCTACATGTGCCACGGGCTGACGGCCAGGACCTCGGTCGCCGTCCTCGGCACCCTGGTCTCGCTCCTGCTGATCGGACTGCTGGGCTCACTGTTCATCGGCTGGGCGTTCCTGAGCGGCAACACGGACGACAACACCGGGCTGATCCACGGGCTCTACCCGGACATCGACATGAGCGGTTTGCTGCTCGCAGGCGTGATCATCGGATCGCTCGGCGTGCTCGACGACGTGACCGTCACTCAGACCTCGGCCGTCTGGGAACTCCACCAGGCCGACCCGGACATGGGCCCGCGCGCCTTGTACCGGGCCGCCATCCGGATCGGCCGCGACCACATCGCGTCCGTGGTCAACACCCTCGTGCTGGCGTATGCCGGCGCCGCACTGCCTCTCCTGCTGCTGTTCTCGATCGCGAACAGCAGCATGGGTACGGTGGCCAACAGCGAGCTGGTCGCGGAGGAGATCGTACGGACCCTCGTGGGCTCCATCGGGCTGGTGGCCTCGGTGCCCGTGACCACGGCGCTGGCCGCGCTGGTGGTTTCCGCCGACCGTCCGGGGTCTTCGGCGGGCCTCCCGGCAGGGGCTCCGGCCGCGGGACCGTCCCGCGGCGGGCGGGGCCGCCGGCGGCGCAAGCGCTGAGGTCCTCGGCCCGAGTTAGCCCGAGTTAGCCCGCGTCAGCCCGCGTCAGCCCGCGTCAGCCCGCATTAGCCCGCGTTCCGCTCGTTCTGCTGCGATCCGGCGAGGATCTTGCCGAGCGCCTCGTCGAGGTTCTCCTCGAAGTCGGCGAGGTTGCGTTCCTGACCGAGCGGGACGAGCCGGTCGGTCCGGTCGAGGAACGCGACGAGCGGCGCCGCGCCCGCGCGGAACAGGGCCCGGTCGCTGCCGACCTGGAGCCGGATGTGGACGTCGCACAGCTCCTCCGGGTCGGTGGGGGCGATGTGCACGTCGCCGTCACCGCACGGCTTGTTGATGCCGTCGAGAAGCAGCTCCCGGCCGAACGCCCACGTCACGGGCGCGTCTCCGGGAAGGTGGAAGGTCAGGCGTACGGCGTAGGGGTCACGAGCGTCGTACCGGAGTTCCACCGGGATCCGGAACGAGAGCTCCTCGGAAACGAGGAAGCTCATCATGACCTCTGCCTGTACCGACTCGCGCATTGCCTACCCCGCTGTAGTGGAAGTGGCCAGGAATGTCCCCCAGGGCCCTCTTGACAAGGGTGGTGGAAGCGCTAGCAGATCACAAGGAGTGAGTTTTCAGATACTGATAGAGAACGAGAGGGTGCTCAACAGCGCGCCTACTTCACTCCGTAGCCGATCAACCACATAGAGCAACCGGTCTTCCTGGTGCAAGGGCAGCGAAATCGCCATGGTCGCGGCGGTGTCCCCGGCCGTGATCGGGATGGCCGCGCACACCGTGCCCAGGGCGTATTCCTGTCGCTCGATCACGGGCTGCATCCGCTCCAGGGAGCCGATCCGCTGCTCCAGCGCGTGCATGTCCCGCACGGTGTAGGGCGTGATGCTCTCGACCGGGTGGCGGTCGTAGTAGTCCCTGCGCGTCTTCTCGTCGAGCTGCCCGAGCAGGCACTGCCCGATGGCGTGCGCGTGTCCGGTCGCGCGGAAGTCGGCCCATTCCTCGCAGGCGGGGTTGGCCGGGGTGTCCGAGACACCCACGAGCTCGATCTCACCCTCGCGGAAAACCGCGAAGTAGACGGGGGCTCCGACCGCGTCGCGGAAGTGCGCGAGCGAGTCGAGGATCATGCTGCGACGTTTCTGCTGAAGTCCGCCGCCCGCCAGCCGGCCGGCCGCGTCGCCGAGGACGAAGACCCCGCTCTCCCGGCGCAGGTATCCCTCGTGCGTCAGGGTCCGCAGCAGGTGGTACGCGGTGGGGAGCGGGAGCCCGGCTTCGCGCGCCAGTTGTTTCGCCGGGGCTCCCTCGCTATGGGAACCCACTGCTTCCAGGAGCCTCAACGCCCTCTGCACCGACCCGATCAGGGTCGGCACACCCGCATTGTGAACCGGAGCCAAAGCTCACCCCCAGGGAACGGCACAGATTGCCACTCTATCCGCCGATTCCCGGGGTGTGGGCGGTTTGGCCGGTCCCATTCCCCCACCTGGGTTAATCCCGCTACCCCTTGGGGTCCGGGCCTCCTACCAGTCGCTGGAGGAGGTCTTCGCACCGCTGCCGGTGAACTTCTTGACCACGAAGACCAGGGCGCCGACGAGGGCGACGAAGAGCAGCAGCTGGAAGGCGAACGAGATCAGCGTGCTGAGCACGGAGGTGATCACTCCGCCGAAGACGAAGAACGCCAGCAGCGGTACGGCGACCCACTTGACCCACCAGGGCATGCCCGCGAACATCGCTCGGATCCCGTCCATGTTGCTACCTCTTCCTCGTCCGTGCGTCCGTTTCTTCCTCGCTCTCGATGCTAGGAGCCGGCCGCCCCGGACGGGGGCCCGCGAGCCCTCGGAACCCCCTGACCCGCCCCCTAGGGGGATCAGGGGTTCGACCCTCAGGGCGGATCGTGCTCAGGCCTCCGGCGGGGAGAACACCACCATCACCTTCAGCGGCTCGGTGATGTGGTGGAACTTGTGCGGCACCCCCGCCGGGACGTAGACGACGCTGCCGTTCGCCACCGTCGTCGTCTCCTCTCCCACCGTGATGGCGGCCCGGCCGCTCACCACGAAGTACACCTCGTCCTGGCGGTGCGGCTGCTGCGGGTCGCTCTGCCCGGCGTCGAGCGCGTAGAGCCCGACCGACATGTTCCGCTCACGCAGGAACTGCAGATAGGCGCCGTCGTTGGCCGCCCGCTCCGCTTCGAGCTCGTCCAGCCGGAAGGCCTTCATCTTCGCTGTGCCCCTTGCCCTTGCCCAGTGGTGCCGAGGATCCGCTGATCTGCCGATGCCCGGCCCCGGTCTTCTCTGCCACGATCAGACACATGACGAATTTCGTAGTCAAGACGCTCGCCAACGCGGCGGCCCTGGCCGTCGCCATCTGGCTGCTCTCCGGCATCACGCTCGACGACGGCAGCACCACCGGCCGCCGCGCGCTGACGCTGATCCTGGTCGCTCTGGTCTTCGGCCTGGTCAACTTCATCGTCAAGCCGGTGGTGAAGCTGCTCTCGTTCCCGCTCTTCATCCTCACCCTCGGCCTGTTCACCCTCGTCGTGAACGCCCTGATGCTGATGCTGACCTCCTGGCTGGCCGAGAAGTTCGAGCTCAGCTTCCATGTGGACGGTTTCTGGACGGCCGTCCTCGGTGGCCTGATCATCTCCATCGTCTCCTGGGCCGTGAACCTGGCCCTGCCCGACAAGAACTGAGCGGCCGCCATGTACCGCGTGTGCTTCGTCTGCACCGGCAACATATGCCGCTCCCCCATGGCCGAGTCCGTCTTCCGCGCCCATGTCGTCGGGGCCGGGCTCGGCGGACTGGTCGAGGTGGACAGCGCCGGCACCGGCGGCTGGCACGAGGGCGACGGCGCCGACCCGCGCACCGTGGCCGTACTGGAGGCCGCCGGGTACGAGCAGGACCACCGGGCCCGGAAGTTCCGGGCCTCGTGGTTCGACCGCCTCGACCTCGTCATCGCCCTCGACGCCGGCCACCTGCGCGACCTGCGCGCCCTCGCGCCCACCGCGGAGGCCGCGGCCAAGGTCCGGCTGCTGCGCTCGTACGACCCGGCGGCCCCGGCCGCACGGGGCGGCGTACCGGACGCCCTCGACGTGCCCGACCCGTACTACGGCCCGCTCGACGGGTTCGAGGAGTGCCTGGAGCTGGTCGAGGCCGCGAGCCCGGGCCTGCTGGAAGCCGTACGCGCCGCCGTGAAGGAGCCCGCCCCGTGAACGAGCACACCCCCGGCGAAGCGGCCGCGGCCGCGACGGCGGCCGGCCGGTACGGCGACGGCACGCGCGCCGTACGGGCCGGTCTGCCCGAGCCCGTCAAGAACGAACCCCCGCTGCCCGGGCCGGTCTTCGCCGCCCACTTCCACCTCCCCGGGGAGGTGTCGGGCCCGTACACCTACGGCCGTGACACGAACCCCACCTGGACCCTGCTGGAACGCGCCATCGGCGAAC
The Streptomyces sp. NBC_00091 genome window above contains:
- a CDS encoding YibE/F family protein, translating into MGHTGHEHASHGHAAGSSHGHSHGHSHGHGPAAPVSKHLRKVIAAVLIPFAAAVFVGMAVLWPGGAPAHERTGVGFDRQTQQGKVVALAKVDCKSVNAAQVPPTGDTSTPEGREAQAAQTGECKKATIEVASGPDQGRAFFEIVQPGAPRQLEKGQEVVVAYAPDAPRDLQYSVIDLNRKFPMALLAGIFAVAVVVVGRMRGLFALVALVVSFGILTLFILPAILQGSNPLVVAVVGASAIMLIALYMCHGLTARTSVAVLGTLVSLLLIGLLGSLFIGWAFLSGNTDDNTGLIHGLYPDIDMSGLLLAGVIIGSLGVLDDVTVTQTSAVWELHQADPDMGPRALYRAAIRIGRDHIASVVNTLVLAYAGAALPLLLLFSIANSSMGTVANSELVAEEIVRTLVGSIGLVASVPVTTALAALVVSADRPGSSAGLPAGAPAAGPSRGGRGRRRRKR
- a CDS encoding SsgA family sporulation/cell division regulator — protein: MRESVQAEVMMSFLVSEELSFRIPVELRYDARDPYAVRLTFHLPGDAPVTWAFGRELLLDGINKPCGDGDVHIAPTDPEELCDVHIRLQVGSDRALFRAGAAPLVAFLDRTDRLVPLGQERNLADFEENLDEALGKILAGSQQNERNAG
- a CDS encoding IclR family transcriptional regulator, with protein sequence MPTLIGSVQRALRLLEAVGSHSEGAPAKQLAREAGLPLPTAYHLLRTLTHEGYLRRESGVFVLGDAAGRLAGGGLQQKRRSMILDSLAHFRDAVGAPVYFAVFREGEIELVGVSDTPANPACEEWADFRATGHAHAIGQCLLGQLDEKTRRDYYDRHPVESITPYTVRDMHALEQRIGSLERMQPVIERQEYALGTVCAAIPITAGDTAATMAISLPLHQEDRLLYVVDRLRSEVGALLSTLSFSISI
- a CDS encoding DUF5326 family protein, giving the protein MDGIRAMFAGMPWWVKWVAVPLLAFFVFGGVITSVLSTLISFAFQLLLFVALVGALVFVVKKFTGSGAKTSSSDW
- a CDS encoding cupin domain-containing protein, which translates into the protein MKAFRLDELEAERAANDGAYLQFLRERNMSVGLYALDAGQSDPQQPHRQDEVYFVVSGRAAITVGEETTTVANGSVVYVPAGVPHKFHHITEPLKVMVVFSPPEA
- a CDS encoding phage holin family protein produces the protein MTNFVVKTLANAAALAVAIWLLSGITLDDGSTTGRRALTLILVALVFGLVNFIVKPVVKLLSFPLFILTLGLFTLVVNALMLMLTSWLAEKFELSFHVDGFWTAVLGGLIISIVSWAVNLALPDKN
- a CDS encoding low molecular weight protein-tyrosine-phosphatase, encoding MYRVCFVCTGNICRSPMAESVFRAHVVGAGLGGLVEVDSAGTGGWHEGDGADPRTVAVLEAAGYEQDHRARKFRASWFDRLDLVIALDAGHLRDLRALAPTAEAAAKVRLLRSYDPAAPAARGGVPDALDVPDPYYGPLDGFEECLELVEAASPGLLEAVRAAVKEPAP